A section of the Babesia microti strain RI chromosome I, complete genome genome encodes:
- a CDS encoding conserved Plasmodium protein, unknown function (overlaps_old_locusTagID:BBM_I03393;~overlaps_old_locusTagID:BBM_I03395) has translation MRKNIESGGSCDKFSDKSFINFLKVFLHDLIFRSIPVTRNPPQKLSLSDAPNVSKGSKKYYKLKPELTEANVFVTKATCFEWEPATIYATEVKRGPTVNNQTMERLRCFLWKERDSSKRDPTVMRTVNGPDETTLHKDLILGLTCCIRLYGKRFNFIHLRKYLSEEMYQKLCNPTNDDYDDGPQILIDRASIIGLLWAITQMRKPFIFDSISKSLFKEYFESTTPIEAQNLIYILALGKRLDVLNAEKIEKSMQNLSSAELLNSLSVSDWIIALSCMDNDNYQIVTKIMNLVVEEIDGMDINLSVVYLSTLVHMKASSKRYPLSYRKIMARIENIFSDMPVNDSMSHLFHLLCQIQCDMKGFFESICTKVIRIMHLIPLCDMVKLMCAIAIYRRNCEKVGNKYEDATRIPSFMNLENHVITKITCSPPFPKELLNLIHDSIIDGKKIENDEELSKLTSKNKFYAASDKSVNKSHNDASIFKSKNSMELENDQFELSSEERFFCANLLEDCCTNIEKLDSDVIMQLVYSLLTFKVDMTPLGTAVKRLVDESVMQEIEPEEMGFSVNLSSEMSDVVSQYRVAESIIHYAHRGKQVKDKFDFTDTQRQLESTLGIIMVNSRNSSKKPHDNSTTPALGSLPVNNNNNEKREAMSKNANKPRPKTPKHKEPTCGTKDSKLAKSKIIEPDNTHVKTSDSNEAVLTDHVKKQLSQEIPHQNTTSSENDQGKHTNPPLKGISGDHYDKNALEPIKPEGSSSNNNKCKRDGRQSILPSIHGANANTNADTSASTSNVKSGQAKSPVCNVKVSNNDKLASDKTGKYSVFGRNGESVGTFNNPQSLFGINNPLPIVQAPTGAHPQYSTSMNISAANNYNQNLPRHPQFSTHSQGSTDRPYSLYPQFSTSVQQQQQIQHQMHLNHLNNQLQNQLHGQMGMINPNSVQTRQEFMMNPTYANYQNYYTSGASNNMNPVSNNVHKGNTGQNIQENTFSGINEQNYQTSGTQDGVSNISYRGIESGNPHMSNPLPVLCQNYEAYNPHHYIDPPMPTQPLNTQQLNNPYARYDNECFPKPSSILDLKNQIHIIELEIERERLKELERKMAFMNN, from the exons ATGCGGAAAAATATAGAAAGTGGTGGAAGCTGCGACAAGTTTAGT gaCAAATCGTTCATAAACTTCCTAAAGGTATTTCTGCATGACCTAATATTTCGTTCAATTCCCGTAACCCGCAATCCACCCCAAAAACTATCGTTATCAGATGCACCAAACGTTAGCAAAGGaagtaaaaaatattacaagCTCAAACCAGAACTGACAGAAGCTAATGTATTCGTCACTAAGGCAACTTGCTTTGAGTGGGAACCTGCTACGATATATGCCACGGAGGTCAAGAGGGGGCCCACGGTAAACAATCAGACAATGGAACGTTTACGCTGCTTTTTATGGAAAGAACGGGATTCTTCCAAAAGAGATCCAACGGTTATGCGCACTGTAAATGGCCCAGATGAAACAACACTGCATAAGGATCTCATTTTGGGCCTAACATGCTGTATCAGGTTATATGGAAAGcgattcaattttattcaCTTACGGAAGTATTTGTCCGAAGAAATGTACcaaaaattgtgtaatCCAACAAATGATGATTATGATGATGGCCCGCAAATATTGATAGATAGAGCTTCAATAATTGGCTTATTATGGGCCATAACGCAGATGAGGAAACCCTTCATCTTCGATTCGATTTCAAAAAGTTTATTTAAAGAATACTTTGAATCTACTACTCCAATAGAAGCgcaaaatttgatatacaTTTTGGCATTGGGTAAGAGATTAGATGTGCTTAATGCGGAAAAGATTGAAAAGAGCATGCAAAACCTATCCTCAGCAGAACTGTTGAATTCCCTAAGTGTGAGTGACTGGATCATAGCGCTGAGTTGCATGGATAACgataattatcaaattgtcaCAAAGATCATGAATCTAGTTgttgaagaaattgatgGCATGGATATCAACCTCAGCGTTGTGTACCTATCGACATTGGTGCACATGAAAGCGTCGTCAAAGCGATATCCGCTCTCATATCGTAAAATCATGGCCAGAATCGAAAACATTTTTAGTGATATGCCAGTAAACGACAGTATGAGTCATTTATTTCACTTGTTGTGTCAGATACAGTGTGATATGAAGGGGTTCTTCGAGTCCATTTGCACCAAGGTTATACGCATTATGCATTTAATACCATTGTGCGACATGGTGAAATTGATGTGCGCTATAGCAATCTATAGGCGAAACTGCGAGAAAGTTGGGAATAAGTACGAAGATGCCACCAGAATCCCCTCCTTTATGAACCTAGAAAACCATgtaattacaaaaataacgTGTAGCCCCCCCTTCCCTAAAGAActattgaatttgattcaTGACTCAATAATAGATGggaaaaaaattgaaaatgatgaagaactttccaaattaacatcaaaaaataaattcTACGCCGCTAGTGACAAGAGCGTGAACAAATCACACAATGATGCTAGTATATTCAAAAGCAAAAACAGTATggaattggaaaatgatcAATTTGAGTTGTCCTCGGAGGAGAGATTCTTCTGTGCCAATCTTCTGGAAGATTGCTGTACCAATATTGAAAAGCTTGATTCAGATGTGATTATGCAGTTGGTATATTCCTTGCTAACTTTTAAAGTTGATATGACGCCTTTGGGGACG GCTGTAAAGCGTTTGGTGGATGAATCAGTGATGCAGGAAATAGAGCCAGAGGAGATGGGATTTAGTGTCAATTTGAGTAGCGAAATGAGTGACGTTGTCTCTCAGTACCGAGTAGCAGAGTCTATCATTCACTATGCCCATAGAGGGAAACAAGTGAAAGATAAGTTTGACTTTACAGATACACAAAGACAGTTGGAGTCAACTTTGGGTATCATTATGGTTAATTCGCGAAATTCGTCAAAAAAACCTCATG ACAATTCTACGACTCCCGCATTGGGAAGCCTGCcagtaaataataacaataatgAGAAACGTGAAGCCATGTctaaaaatgcaaataaaCCAAGGCCTAAAACCCCGAAGCACAAGGAGCCCACTTGTGGAACCAAAGATTCCAAGTTGGCCAAGTCTAAGATAATAGAACCTGATAACACCCATGTCAAGACTAGCGATTCCAACGAGGCTGTACTGACAGACCATGTAAAAAAACAGTTATCACAAGAAATACCACATCAAAACACAACCTCCAGTGAGAATGACCAGGGAAAACATACAAACCCACCTTTGAAGGGTATCTCTGGTGACCATTATGATAAGAACGCGTTGGAACCTATTAAACCCGAAGGTAGTAgtagtaataataataagtgCAAGAGAGATGGGAGACAGTCAATTTTGCCATCCATCCATGGCGCCAATGCAAATACTAATGCTGATACGAGTGCTAGTACATCTAATGTGAAGTCGGGGCAAGCAAAATCTCCTGTTTGCAACGTCAAAGTGTCCAACAATGACAAATTGGCTAGTGATAAAACGGGTAAATATAGTGTATTTGGTAGGAATGGAGAGAGTGTCGGGACTTTTAATAATCCTCAATCTTTGTTTGGCATAAACAATCCCTTACCCATAGTTCAAGCGCCTACCGGTGCTCATCCACAATATTCCACTAGTATGAATATTTCAGCAGCAAATAACTATAACCAAAATTTGCCACGTCACCCCCAATTCTCAACTCATTCCCAAGGCTCAACTGATCGCCCCTATTCCCTATACCCCCAATTCTCAACTTCAGTGCAACAACAGCAACAGATACAACACCAAATGCACTTGAACCACTTGAATAACCAActtcaaaatcaattacaCGGTCAAATGGGTATGATCAACCCAAATTCAGTTCAAACGCGCCAAGAATTCATGATGAATCCTACATatgcaaattatcaaaattattatacgaGCGGTGCATCTAACAATATGAATCCTGTGTCTAATAATGTGCACAAGGGTAATACTGGTCAGAACATACAGGAAAATACATTTAGTGGCATAAATGAACAAAACTATCAAACTTCAGGCACACAAGATGGTGTGTCTAATATTAGTTATAGAGGTATAGAATCTGGTAACCCCCATATGAGTAACCCTTTGCCCGTACTTTGCCAGAACTATGAAGCGTACAATCCGCATCATTACATAGATCCACCTATGCCTACGCAACCTTTAAATACACAACAACTGAACAATCCTTATGCGCGATACGACAATGAGTGCTTCCCGAAGCCTTCTTCCATATTGGACctgaaaaatcaaattcacaTCATTGAGTTAGAGATTGAGAGGGAGAGATTAAAAGAACTGGAGCGGAAGATGGCCTTTATGaacaattaa
- a CDS encoding translation initiation factor eIF-2B gamma subunit (overlaps_old_locusTagID:BBM_I03400) — protein MSPPSSDHGDSIAEHHDTSKIQGIILASNSTFNISILTAEHSKALLSINGKPLIWHSIKLLTDNGIKDIFVVIEPKYKPALEAAFKDFIDAVTVTIISLDAEVLGSLDALKFLREYITNDFIVIPCDIYGKVDITGLIKSHYQSHSGCTALLYHNEKDTSNSYRCLTLLDEATHKLISIVDSTSFNAGNSLFIHKWHVFSHPNCTIRSDLIDLHVYMFSKALFPAENIDYFSIRFHYIPFLTRSQDMPISRGYLEHSVTDSELDIVDTIKTTSGGLNIFQGESKLDNMHDIGTKYTSVSYYIQYAIGKDECMRINRPETFMHVSLKYLTGNFFENVTIKNSNIAENVKFLGKANVIKSVIMENVTIGNNVILKGCIICSGAVVGDDCQLTDCQIQYSHTIESGTVASKQIFPATDYSL, from the exons ATGTCTCCACCGAGTTCTGATCATGGAGATTCCATAGCGGAGCACCATGATACATCAAAAATACAG GGAATAATACTTGCTTCAAATTCCACGTTCAACATATCGATTCTAACAGCTGAACATAGCAAAGCGCTATTGTCTATTAACGGGAAGCCCCTAATTTGGCATTCGATCAAGCTACTAACAGACAATGGCATTAAAG atatatttgtgGTCATTGAACCAAAGTACAAACCGGCACTTGAGGCAGCATTTAAGGATTTTATTGATGCAGTTACAGTAACAATCATTTCGCTGGATGCGGAAGTTTTGGGAAGCTTGGATGCCCTAAAATTTCTAAGGGAGTACATAACAAATGACTTCATAGTCATTCCCTGTGATATATACGGCAAAGTTGATATTACAGGTCTGATCAAATCGCATTATCAAAGTCATTCCGGATGTACTGCATTGCTATATCACAATGAAAAGG ACACTAGTAATTCTTATCGCTGCCTCACCTTGTTGGATGAAGCTACGcataaattgatttcaATAGTCGATTCGACAA GTTTCAATGCAGGAAACAGCTTATTCATCCACAAATGGCACGTTTTTAGCCACCCAAATTGTACAATCCGTTCAGACCTAATTGATTTACATGTGTATATGTTCTCCAAGGCGTTATTCCCTGCggaaaatattgattacTTCAGCATAAGATTTCACTATATCCCATTCCTCACCAGATCTCAAGATATGCCAATTTCTAGGG GTTATCTAGAACATTCGGTGACAGATAGCGAGCTGGATATTGTTGATACAATAAAGACTACTAGTGGCggattaaatatatttcagGGTGAATCAAAACTAGATAACATGCACGATATAGGCACTAAATATACTAGTGTTAGTTATTACATACAATATGCTATTGGGAAGGATGAGTGCATGAGAATAAATAGACCCGAGACCTTCATGCACGTAAGCctcaaatatttgactggcaatttttttgaaaatgtgACCATTAAAAACTCCAATATTGCCGAGAATGTCAAATTTCTAGGCAAGGCAAACGTTATAAAATCCGTAATAATGGAAAATGTTACAATAGGCAATAACGTGATACTCAAGGgatgtattatttgtagTGGAGCAGTTGTTGGAGATGATTGTCAG ttaaCAGATTGCCAAATACAGTACTCTCACACAATTGAGAGTGGGACTGTTGCCTCAAAGCAAATTTTTCCAGCGACAGATTACTCACTCTAA